The Hymenobacter swuensis DY53 genome includes the window GCATATGCAGTGGACCCAGGCAGTACGTCGGCCCGATGCGGACGGAATCAGGTAAAAGCGGCGTGGTAGCGCGTAGTAGCAGGCCCTTACAGCGGCTTGAGCGTTACTGGCTGGCCGTCGGGGAGGTTTTTGATCTGCTCGTGGAAATCGGCCAGCCACCGCAGCCGCTCCGTTACCGATACGGCTTTTGCCCCAGCTTCGGATTGGTTCTTGGTGGCAATGCATACTGGTGGGTACAGGCTCAGTAGCTGGCCCGGGTGCAGCACCCCGCCCGCCTGCTGAAACGCCCGTAGCGGCTGCATGCCCAGGGCATCCAGCGGAAACTTCTCAGCCCCGAACAGGAAGTGCTTGAAATCCACTTCCAGGTCGGCCAGCTCGCCGGTTTCGGTATCCAACCACAGCACCGCGTCGCCGCGCAGCAGGAACTGATTGCCGGCACAATCCTGAGCAAAGGGAATATCCGCTTTCTGCACTTCGGCGTAGGTACGCCACAAAGCCCGTTCGCCCTGCCATACGCCGGCCAGCGCGTGCCAGCCGGGAGCCGCCACGCAACCCCGGATGTGCAACCCGCCGAAGTAGGCTACCACGCCGTTTTGCTCGCGCAGAAAAGCCTGCAGATAGGAGGGAAGCCGGGCAAACGTTACAAGGTCCGTCAGCTCGCCACCGGTGTAAATAATGCCTTTCATTTTCAATTAGAAATTGAGACTTGAAAACTGAGAATTGGAAAAACGCCCTGCATAATCCATTCAGGATGATGTGAGGTGGTTCGTCGCAGAAAGTAAAAATTGAGCGTCCTAACGCCCAAAGGTCGCCAGAACGCTCAATTTTTACTTTTTAACGCTCAGTTTTTACTTACGCCACAGCGGCTTCCATTACGGCATCAACCGACTCCAGAGGTAGGCCCCAGGCATCGGCTACGCCTTTGTACACCACTTTGCCGTGTACCACATTCAGACCGAGGCGCAGAGCCTCGTCGCGGCGGCAGGCTTCCTGCCAGCCCAGGTTGGCCAGCTTCACGGCGTAGGGCAGCGTGGCGTTGGTCAGGGCCAGGGTAGAGGTATAGGGCACGGCACCCGGCATGTTGGCCACGCAGTAGTGCACGATGTCGTCGATGATGAAGGTCGGGTTTTCGTGGGTGGTGGGCTCGCAGGTTTCGATGCAGCCGCCCTGGTCCACAGCTACGTCGACCAGTACGGTGCCGGCCCGCATGGTCTTGAGCATGTCGCGGGTGATGAGGTGCGGGGCTTTGGCACCCGGAATCAGCACCGCGCCGATGATGAGGTCGGCGGTTTTGATGGCTTCGCGGATGTTGTACTCGTTGGAATACTGCGTTACCACATTTTTGGGCATGAAGTCGTCCAGCTCGCGCAGGCGGTTCAGGCTAATGTCCATCACGGTAACTTTCGCGCCCAGGCCGGCGGCAATTTTAGCGGCCTGCGTGCCCACGATGCCGGCACCCAGTACCAGTACTTCAGCAGGCTTTACACCGGGTACGCCGCCCAGCAGAATGCCACGGCCTTTCAGCGGCTTCTCCAAGTACTTGGCACCTTCCTGCGGGGCCATGCGGCCGGCTACCTCACTCATCGGGATGAGCAGGGGCAGGGCGCGCGAAGGCAGCTCAACAGTTTCGTAGGCCAAGCACACGGCTTTGCGCTCAATCATGGCGTGGGTCAGTTCCTCGCCCGAGGCAAAGTGGAAGTAGGTGAACAGCAGCTGGTTTTCCTTGATGAGCGGATATTCCGAGGCAATCGGTTCCTTCACCTTCACAATCATCTCCGCCTTGGCGTACACCTCCTCAATGGTAGCCAGCACGGTAGCGCCAGCCTGCTCGTATTCGGCATCGGAGAAGCCGCTGCCGTTACCGGCAGTAGCCTGCACGTACACCGAGTGGCCGTGCTTGCGGAATTCAGCTACACCGGCGGGCGTCAGGCCCACGCGGTTCTCGTTGTTCTTGATTTCTTTCGGTACGCCGATCAGCATGAGATAATGCGGGTGGTGAAACGTAGGTGGATGAAAATGCCCGGAGAGCAAGGCAAAGATAAGACAAGCCGTTGGCATTATGCGGGGGTACGCCATTGCGGGTAAGGGGCGGCACCAGTTTGCCCGCAATGGTGCCCAAAGCCCTGAAAAATAAAAAGCCCCGATGCCGGCAGGACATCAGGGCTTGGGCCTGGTTATGAGCTTGAAAAGTAAAGCCGGATAGTATGCTTTCGTGCAATCCAGTGGGCTTACTTGAACGGAACCGAAGCGCCGCTTTCCTTCACCATGCTGCTGCCATTCAGGTCCTGCACCACGTTGGCCTTCAGGGTCAGTTTAGCGTCGCCGGTAATGTCGTTGCTGGTAATAACCACGGGTTCAGCCTGTTCGCCTAGTTTGCGCTGGCTGTATACCAGCTCTACCACGCTGCTCTGGCCGGGTTTGATGGGGCCGGGTACGTTTTTGTAGCCCACGCAGTAGCATTGTGAAGTAATGGCGCCCAGCACCAAATCCTGCTTCCCGGTATTCTTCACCGTGAATTTGGCCGTCAGGGACTGGCCGGCTTCCATTTTGCCGAAATTATGCACGGCGCGGTCCAGCGTCAGGCGGGGCGACTGCGCAATTTGCTGGGGCGTGAGCGAGGATTTCATCTGCTCCTTGTTCAGCACATTGCCCTTGATAGTCAGCACCGAGCTGGGCGTGGTAGCGTTGCTGGTCACCGTGACGGTTTTGTTGAAGACGCCGGGGCGGCCGGCACTGCTATACACGGCTTTCACGATGCCGGTTTTACCGGGTAGTACAGGCGTTTTGGTCCAGTCGGGGGTGGTGCAGCCGCAGCTGGCCTGTACGTTGGCAATGATGATGGGCTGGTTGCCAGTATTCTTGAAGCGAAACTCGTGGGTGGCCATGGTGCCTTCCGGCACGCTGCCAAAATCATGCAGCTCTTTGTCAAAGGTGAGCACGCCCTGGGCCTGGGCGGCACCGGCCAGCAGCACAGCCAGCAGGAACGAGAAGAGGTGTTTCATTTTCGATGGGGTTAGAAAAAAATGAACGTCATGCTGAGCTTGTGAAGAAGCGCGCAGGATGAGGCTGATTATTTACTCAGGTAGCAGCCGAGCGAGCTGCTTCGGCTGCGCCTCAGTATAACGAGCCTTTATTACTCTACTCCAAAGATAACCACAAAACTGCCTGTCACCGCATCAACGGCAAAGTCCGTACTTTTGGGGGCCTGTTTCCCGCCGGGCGTTTTCCACCCACCCACTTTTTGCCCCAACACCCGCCTTTCATTTATGTCTACTGCCGAAACCGCCGCCGACGTGCTATCCTCAGTTGCCACTCTCAGCAAAGAAGACCTGCTCCGGGACTACCGCCTGGGCTGGGAAAGTCGCCACGCTTCCCTGGCTGGCCGTAAGGAAGTGTTCATGGGCAAGGCCAAGTTCGGTATCTTCGGCGACGGCAAGGAAGTGCCCCAGCTGGCCATGGCCCGCGCCTTCCGGGCCGGCGACTGGCGCGCCGGCTATTACCGCGACCAGACGTTTATGCTGGCCATTGGGGAGCTGACGCTGCAACAGTATTTCGCCCAGCTTTACGCCCACGCCGACGTTGAGGCCGAGCCCAGCACTGCCGGTCGCGCCATGAATGGTCACTTCGGCACCCGCCACCTCGATGAGAACGGTAACTTTAAAAACCTGGCGGAGAGCAAAAACTCCTCGGCCGATATTTCGCCTACCGGTGGCCAGATGCCCCGGCTCGTGGGCCTGGCTTACGCCTCCAAGCTCTTCCGCCAGAACCCCGATCTGCACCAGTTTTCGCAGTTTTCGGTGAACGGCAACGAGGTGGCGTTCGGCACCATCGGCAACGCCAGCACCTCCGAGGGTATGTTCTTCGAGGCCATAAATGCCGCCGGCGTGCTGCAGATTCCAATGCTGGTGAGCGTGTGGGATGACCATTACGGCATTTCGGTACCTGCCGAGTACCAGACGACTAAGCAGAACATCAGCGAAATCCTGAAAGGCTTCCAGCGC containing:
- a CDS encoding SMI1/KNR4 family protein, with the translated sequence MKGIIYTGGELTDLVTFARLPSYLQAFLREQNGVVAYFGGLHIRGCVAAPGWHALAGVWQGERALWRTYAEVQKADIPFAQDCAGNQFLLRGDAVLWLDTETGELADLEVDFKHFLFGAEKFPLDALGMQPLRAFQQAGGVLHPGQLLSLYPPVCIATKNQSEAGAKAVSVTERLRWLADFHEQIKNLPDGQPVTLKPL
- the ald gene encoding alanine dehydrogenase, whose protein sequence is MLIGVPKEIKNNENRVGLTPAGVAEFRKHGHSVYVQATAGNGSGFSDAEYEQAGATVLATIEEVYAKAEMIVKVKEPIASEYPLIKENQLLFTYFHFASGEELTHAMIERKAVCLAYETVELPSRALPLLIPMSEVAGRMAPQEGAKYLEKPLKGRGILLGGVPGVKPAEVLVLGAGIVGTQAAKIAAGLGAKVTVMDISLNRLRELDDFMPKNVVTQYSNEYNIREAIKTADLIIGAVLIPGAKAPHLITRDMLKTMRAGTVLVDVAVDQGGCIETCEPTTHENPTFIIDDIVHYCVANMPGAVPYTSTLALTNATLPYAVKLANLGWQEACRRDEALRLGLNVVHGKVVYKGVADAWGLPLESVDAVMEAAVA
- a CDS encoding DUF1573 domain-containing protein — its product is MKHLFSFLLAVLLAGAAQAQGVLTFDKELHDFGSVPEGTMATHEFRFKNTGNQPIIIANVQASCGCTTPDWTKTPVLPGKTGIVKAVYSSAGRPGVFNKTVTVTSNATTPSSVLTIKGNVLNKEQMKSSLTPQQIAQSPRLTLDRAVHNFGKMEAGQSLTAKFTVKNTGKQDLVLGAITSQCYCVGYKNVPGPIKPGQSSVVELVYSQRKLGEQAEPVVITSNDITGDAKLTLKANVVQDLNGSSMVKESGASVPFK